A DNA window from Pogona vitticeps strain Pit_001003342236 chromosome 2, PviZW2.1, whole genome shotgun sequence contains the following coding sequences:
- the LOC110070284 gene encoding uncharacterized protein LOC110070284, with translation MVLPEALHPRSGFLGQFSSFRQRNIISGRCHPRMKMEEQGTMGRPLGDLLLRARKEHHHLQPGALEGSLQRRPPEVKQEPDDGSLQQWETQWQEFLKVVEAPHSGWGTSELREEPWDNARAFLASFEQVARGCRWPKEEWTARLLPALSGGAEQAFLGLEAKGREDYGKVKAAILRGDAQRREEQRQRFRRFCYQEVEGPRGTYSRLRELCQQWLKVERHSKEQILEFLILEQFLAVLPPEIQNWVEEYGPETCFQAVTLAEDFLWRQQEAKRQGNPVSSESTETMSSSEAGPILSDAEQTQLHVVTKQENDHRDAGLLGDEWRRDSETELYGSLAKRGAYEELKESIWSQEGSASQERNHAEERTTQSLPGPVGDFHRMSPENRKEKRRERSPSIPWGAPMEEEPDGSLVFGKSLHHRGDFTEHEVLHEGTSSYPYLECEESFAPSTTLRSHQGLLAVDGQYRSSDLSPSLGDPSSLPKHPRIPRGEKLYKCLECGKCFGRSAHLTSHQIIHTGEKPYQCLECGKSFVQSAHLASHQIIHTGEKPYQCPECGKSFNKSTNFLRHQKIHKGEKPHRCPDCSKSFSDKPSLIQHQRVHTGEKPYQCLECGKSFSHRGSLSAHQRMHTGERPYTCSECSKSFRDQSSLIRHKRIHTGEKPYTCLECGKSFSQSTNLTLHQRIHAEGKLSHEPPSLLNAGMTVLVFSANPAKSLVASGSPRRMKMERHHLASPLFGERSEGRRKAFPGFQAGDVGELLQRMPREQVKQEPGEGSLQRWEAQWQEFLKTVEAPQPQRASSLPPEEPPPWDNTKAFLASFEQVAEACQWPRETWAARLLPALRGEAEQAFLRMAAGDREDYGKVKAAILREDALRREKHRQHFRLFCYQEAEEPRAAYSRLQELCCRWLEVERRSKEQILELLILEQFLAILPSEVQNWVREHRPETCSQAVTLAEDFLRGQREARRQANQVALEEEATRSCTEAVQAPSEIEQSHLRSRTKQENEEEEEPGLSGGVWPCEAEGESEGFSLAPGLHQEVGDSAAHQVSPNCLQRRNLGLGEEQRNKSVAIQVGSLHELLSQQRSKRCDRCPVCGKMFSCKSSLKAHQRVHTGEKPYKCSECGKSFVQVSNLTAHKRTHTGERPYGCSECGKSFSRSDHLTLHQRTHTGEKPYMCLECGKSFSQSTDLTSHQRIHTGEKPYKCLECGKNFSRSYRLTIHQRMHTGEKPYNCLECGKSFSRSDHLSSHKKMHTGEKT, from the exons ATGGTGTTG CCAGAAGCTCTACATCCGCGTTCGGGTTTCCTCGGTCAATTCTCCAGTTTTCGGCAACGCAATATCATTTCTGGACGGTGTCACCCAAGAATGAAGATGGAGGAGCAGGGCACCATGGGACGTCCTCTAGGAGATCTGTTGCTGCGAGCGAGGAAAGAGCATCATCACCTTCAGCCTGGTGCACTTGAGGGGTCCCTGCAGAGGAGACCACCAGAGGTGAAACAGGAACCAGATGATGGCTCTCTGCAACAATGGGAAACCCAGTGGCAGGAATTCCTAAAGGTGGTGGAGGCCCCGCATTCGGGATGGGGGACCTCGGAACTGAGGGAGGAACCGTGGGACAACGCCAGAgccttcctggcctcctttgaGCAAGTGGCCAGGGGCTGCCGGTGGCCGAAAGAAGAGTGGACGGCCCGACTCCTGCCGGCTTTGAGCGGAGGGGCCGAGCAGGCCTTTCTTGGTCTGGAGGCCAAAGGCAGAGAGGATTATGGGAAAGTGAAGGCCGCCATCTTGCGCGGGGACGCCCAGAGAAGGGAGGAGCAGCGGCAACGGTTCCGGCGTTTCTGTTACCAAGAAGTGGAGGGGCCAAGAGGAACTTACAGCCGCCTACGGGAGCTTTGCCAACAGTGGCTGAAAGTGGAGAGGCACTccaaggagcagatcctggagtTCTTGATCCTGGAGCAATTCTTAGCGGTCCTTCCCCCGGAGATCCAGAACTGGGTCGAGGAATATGGCCCGGAGACCTGTTTCCAGGCGGTGACCTTGGCCGAGGATTTTCTTTGGAGGCAGCAAGAGGCAAAGAGACAGGGGAACCCG GTGTCGTCAGAAAGCACGGAGACCATGAGTTCCTCTGAAGCAGGCCCAATCCTGTCTGACGCAGAGCAAACCCAACTGCACGTGGTGACCAAGCAGGAGAATGACCACAGAGACGCTGGCCTGTTGG GTGACGAGTGGAGACGAGACAGTGAGACAGAACTGTATGGGAGTTTAGCGAAAAGAGGAGCCTACGAAGAGCTGAAGGAGAGTATTTGGTCCCAAGAGGGCTCGGCGAGCCAAGAGAGAAACCACGCAGAGGAGAGGACAACCCAATCCCTCCCTGGTCCAGTTGGAGACTTCCATCGGATGTCACCAGAAAAccggaaagagaagagaagggaaaggtcCCCCAGTATTCCCTGGGGAGCCCCCATGGAGGAAGAACCAGACGGAAGTCTTGTGTTTGGGAAGAGCCTCCACCACAGGGGGGATTTTACAGAGCATGAAGTGCTTCACGAAGGGACGAGCTCCTATCCGTATTTGGAGTGCGAAGAGAGCTTCGCCCCTAGTACCACGCTTAGATCGCATCAGGGTCTCCTGGCCGTTGACGGGCAGTATAGAAGTTCGGACTTGAGCCCGAGCTTAGGGGACCCGTCAAGCCTCCCAAAGCACCCCAGGATCCCCAGAGGGGAGAAGCTGTATAAATGCTTGGAGTGCGGCAAGTGCTTCGGCCGCAGCGCCCACCTGACTTCACACCAGAtcatccacactggggagaaaccctaccaGTGCTTAGAATGCGGGAAGAGTTTTGTCCAGAGCGCTCACCTGGCCTCGCATCAGAtcatccacactggggagaaaccctaccaGTGCCCTGAGTGCGGGAAAAGCTTCAACAAAAGCACGAACTTCCTTAGGCACCAGAAGATTCACAAAGGGGAGAAGCCGCACCGATGCCCGGACTGTAGCAAGAGCTTTTCGGACAAACCGAGCCTTATCCAACATCAAAgagttcacactggggagaagccgtaccagtgcctggaatgtgggaaaagcttcagccacCGGGGGAGTCTGAGTGCCCATCAGAGGATGCATACGGGAGAGAGGCCGTATACCTGCTCCGAATGCAGCAAGAGCTTCCGGGATCAATCGAGCCTGATCCGGCACAagaggatccacacgggggagaagccgtaCACATGTctggagtgcgggaagagcttcagccaGAGTACCAACCTGACTTTGCATCAGAGGATCCATGCGGAAGGGAAGCTCTCCCACGAACCTCCCTCTCTGCTCAACGCAGGCATGACTGTGTTAGTCTTTTCAGCCAATCCTGCAAAAAGTCTAGTGGCGTCG GGGAGCCCTCGAAGGATGAAAATGGAGCGCCACCACCTTGCAAGTCCCCTCTTCGGAGAGCGATCAGAAGGCAGAAGAAAAGCCTTTCCTGGCTTCCAGGCAGGGGATGTTGGGGAGCTCCTACAGAGGATGCCCAGAGAACAGGTTAAGCAGGAACCGGGCGAGGGTTCGCTTCAGCGATGGGAAGCCCAGTGGCAGGAGTTCTTGAAGACCGTGGAGGCCCCTCAGCCACAGCGGGCTAGTTCCCTGCCGCCGGAGGAGCCCCCACCATGGGACAACACCAAAGCCTTCTTGGCCTCCTTTGAGCAAGTGGCCGAAGCCTGCCAATGGCCCCGGGAAACGTGGGCGGCCCGGCTCCTGCCGGCCCTCCGGGGAGAAGCTGAGCAGGCCTTTCTCAGGATGGCAGCCGGAGACAGAGAGGACTATGGGAAAGTGAAGGCGGCCATCTTGAGAGAAGATGCCCTGAGGCGGGAGAAGCACCGCCAGCACTTCAGGCTTTTCTGCTACCAGGAGGCGGAGGAGCCGAGAGCCGCTTACAGCCGGCTCCAGGAACTTTGCTGCCGGTGGCTGGAGGTCGAGAGGCGCAGCAAGGAGCAGATCTTGGAGCtgctgatcctggagcagttcctggccatcttGCCCTCGGAGGTCCAAAACTGGGTCAGGGAACACAGGCCTGAGACCTGCTCCCAAGCGGTCACCCTGGCTGAGGATTTCTTACGGGGGCAGCGAGAAGCCAGGAGGCAAGCAAACCAG gTTGCTCTTGAGGAGGAGGCCACTCGGAGTTGCACTGAGGCTGTCCAGGCACCCTCTGAGATCGAACAGAGTCACTTGCGCAGCAGGACCAAGcaagaaaatgaggaggaggaggagcccggCCTCTCGG GAGGCGTGTGGCCCTGTGAGGCGGAGGGAGAGTCCGAAGGTTTTTCTTTGGCCCCTGGCCTGCACCAGGAGGTGGGAGACAGCGCCGCCCATCAGGTGAGCCCCAACTGCCTGCAGAGAAGGAATCTGGGGCTGGGCGAGGAGCAGAGGAACAAATCCGTGGCCATCCAGGTGGGCAGCCTCCACGAGCTCCTCAGCCAACAGAGGAGCAAGCGATGCGACAGGTGCCCCGTGTGCGGCAAGATGTTCAGCTGCAAATCGAGCCTGAAGGCGCATCAGAGGGtccacaccggagagaaaccctacaagtgctccgagtgcgggaagagcttcgtCCAGGTCTCCAACCTGACAGCGCATAAGAGAACCCACACGGGGGAGAGACCGTACGGCTGCTccgagtgcgggaagagcttcagccgGAGCGACCATCTGACTTTGCACCAGAGgacgcacacaggggagaaaccgtacatgTGCCTAGAGtgcgggaaaagcttcagtcagagcaccGACCTCACCTcccatcagagaatccacacgggagagaagcctTACAAATGTTTGGAGTGTGGGAAGAATTTCAGCCGGAGCTACCGCCTTACCATACATCAGAGAATGCATACAGGGGAGAAGCCGTACAattgcttggaatgtgggaaaagcttcagccgGAGTGATCATCTTTCATCCCataaaaaaatgcacacaggGGAAAAGACGTAA